In a genomic window of Streptomyces koelreuteriae:
- a CDS encoding glycosyltransferase family 4 protein has product MRKTLIVTNDFPPRPGGIQAFLHNMALRLDPQQLVVYASTWKRSREGVEATAAFDAEQPFTVVRDRTTMLLPTPAVTRRAVGLLREHGCASVWFGAAAPLGLMAPALRGAGAERLVATTHGHEAGWAQLPAARQLLRRIGDSTDTITYLGEYTRSRIAGALSPQAAARMAQLPPGVDEKTFHPDSGGDEIRARLGLTDRPVIVCVSRLVRRKGQDTLIRAMPRILAAEPDAVLLIVGGGPYEGDLRKLARETGVAASVRFTGAVPWSELPAHYGAGDVFAMPCRTRRGGLDVEGLGIVYLEASATGLPVVAGDSGGAPDAVLDGETGWVVRGGSPEEAAERIVTLLGDAELRHRMGERGRAWVEEKWRWDLLAEKLQTLL; this is encoded by the coding sequence GTGCGCAAGACCCTGATCGTGACCAACGACTTCCCGCCCCGGCCCGGTGGCATCCAGGCGTTTCTGCACAACATGGCGCTGCGGCTGGACCCGCAGCAGCTGGTCGTCTACGCGTCGACGTGGAAGCGGAGCCGGGAGGGCGTCGAGGCGACCGCCGCCTTCGACGCCGAGCAGCCCTTCACCGTCGTACGGGACCGTACGACCATGCTGCTGCCCACGCCCGCCGTCACCCGGCGTGCCGTCGGGCTGCTGCGGGAGCACGGCTGCGCCTCGGTGTGGTTCGGGGCGGCGGCGCCGCTCGGCCTGATGGCACCGGCGCTGCGCGGCGCGGGCGCCGAGCGGCTGGTCGCCACCACGCACGGCCACGAGGCCGGCTGGGCCCAGCTGCCCGCGGCCCGGCAGCTGCTGCGCCGGATCGGGGACTCCACGGACACGATCACCTACCTGGGCGAGTACACGCGCTCGCGGATCGCCGGCGCGCTGAGCCCCCAGGCCGCCGCGCGCATGGCGCAGCTCCCGCCCGGCGTCGACGAGAAGACCTTCCACCCGGACTCGGGCGGCGACGAGATCCGGGCCCGGCTCGGGCTGACCGACCGCCCGGTGATCGTGTGCGTGTCCCGGCTGGTGCGGCGCAAGGGGCAGGACACGCTGATCCGGGCCATGCCCCGGATCCTGGCCGCCGAGCCGGACGCCGTCCTGCTGATCGTCGGGGGCGGCCCGTACGAGGGCGACCTGCGCAAGCTGGCCCGGGAGACCGGCGTCGCCGCCTCGGTCCGCTTCACCGGCGCCGTGCCCTGGTCCGAGCTGCCCGCGCACTACGGCGCCGGGGACGTCTTCGCGATGCCCTGCCGGACCCGGCGCGGCGGCCTCGACGTCGAGGGCCTCGGCATCGTCTACCTGGAGGCCTCGGCGACCGGCCTGCCCGTCGTCGCCGGCGACTCGGGCGGCGCGCCGGACGCGGTCCTCGACGGCGAGACGGGCTGGGTCGTCCGGGGCGGCTCCCCCGAGGAGGCGGCCGAGCGCATCGTCACCCTCCTGGGAGACGCCGAGCTCCGCCACCGGATGGGGGAGCGGGGCAGGGCGTGGGTCGAGGAGAAGTGGCGCTGGGACTTGCTGGCGGAGAAGCTGCAGACGCTGCTGTAA
- a CDS encoding MATE family efflux transporter, which yields MNAHRKQLLLLAGPVYLSLLASVAAGIINTVWVARLGSPAVAAVAVATNTENVLLGIALVFGSGTTVLVAHARGAHDPVAVRAAMRGGWALWALVTPLVVAGGLLGREPLARLVLGGADSAALPLAVAYFTLSLPGMAVFFAQQLVDGLLKGTGDTRTPLRLALLSNGLILALDPLFIHLYGVRGAAAATVLSRSVALGAGLLAVRRNALLREAREAETGESLAVSLRRTLSTGLPMSADFTVRQTGALVLVAIVARLGVTSVAAYAIAYKVMYVATMAFYAVRQAAAIHTAHTRGAGEDERRAIGRQAVLVSGALGLSAAVLLAAGAPWLMAAFGSGPGVAGEGVLFLRCVGPCLLLMACLVALGGVFEGSGGASALLRVTVLGTAVQLALAYGLTGLGLPGVCLALGLATAVQCGLAGVLFRRAPAQEETGVSPARAG from the coding sequence GTGAACGCCCATCGCAAGCAGCTCCTCCTGCTCGCCGGACCCGTCTATCTCTCGCTGCTCGCCTCCGTCGCCGCGGGGATCATCAACACCGTCTGGGTCGCGCGGCTCGGCAGCCCGGCCGTGGCCGCCGTGGCCGTGGCGACCAACACGGAGAACGTGCTGCTCGGCATCGCCCTGGTCTTCGGCTCCGGCACGACCGTGCTGGTCGCACACGCCCGGGGCGCCCACGACCCCGTGGCCGTACGGGCGGCCATGCGCGGCGGATGGGCGCTGTGGGCGCTCGTGACACCCCTGGTGGTGGCGGGCGGACTGCTGGGACGCGAACCGCTGGCCCGGCTGGTGCTGGGCGGCGCCGACAGCGCCGCCCTCCCGCTCGCCGTCGCCTACTTCACGCTCTCCCTGCCGGGCATGGCCGTCTTCTTCGCCCAGCAACTCGTCGACGGCCTCCTCAAAGGCACCGGCGACACACGCACCCCGCTACGGCTCGCCCTGCTCTCCAACGGCCTGATCCTGGCCCTCGACCCGCTCTTCATCCACCTCTACGGCGTCCGGGGCGCCGCGGCCGCCACGGTGCTGTCCCGGTCCGTGGCGCTCGGGGCGGGACTCCTCGCGGTACGGCGCAACGCGCTGCTGCGCGAGGCACGCGAGGCGGAGACGGGCGAGTCCCTGGCCGTCTCCCTGCGCCGGACCCTGTCGACCGGCCTGCCCATGTCCGCCGACTTCACCGTGCGGCAGACGGGCGCCCTGGTCCTGGTCGCGATCGTGGCGCGGCTCGGGGTGACGTCGGTGGCCGCGTACGCGATCGCCTACAAGGTCATGTACGTGGCGACCATGGCCTTCTACGCCGTCCGCCAGGCCGCCGCCATCCACACCGCGCACACCCGGGGCGCGGGGGAGGACGAGCGGCGGGCGATCGGGCGGCAGGCCGTGCTCGTCTCCGGCGCCCTGGGCCTCAGCGCGGCCGTGCTGCTGGCCGCCGGTGCCCCGTGGCTCATGGCCGCCTTCGGGTCCGGGCCCGGGGTCGCGGGCGAGGGTGTGCTGTTTCTGCGCTGCGTCGGGCCCTGTCTGCTGCTCATGGCCTGTCTCGTCGCGCTCGGCGGGGTCTTCGAGGGCAGCGGGGGCGCCTCGGCGCTGCTGCGGGTGACCGTGCTCGGGACCGCGGTGCAGCTGGCGCTCGCGTACGGCTTGACGGGGCTCGGGCTGCCGGGGGTGTGTCTCGCGCTGGGGCTCGCGACGGCGGTGCAGTGCGGGCTGGCGGGTGTGCTGTTCCGGCGGGCCCCGGCTCAGGAGGAGACGGGGGTCTCGCCCGCGCGGGCCGGCTGA
- a CDS encoding glycosyltransferase family 87 protein — protein sequence MKTTGARRSLAWLPVVWCLTRLALLLFVMKVYVFPGPDVTSDVHAIYQGWYEVLRTGTFPQNDVTWQYPPAAALAILSPALLPFLHYATAFFVLVCVTDLIVLALLMYAGRRPGKTLRGAWVWVVGVPLLGPTVYSRYDVMVTAVAMAALLAGARHPKTMGALAAFGALLKVWPAMLLLAARRRSAWASALVTGLAVTGAFALVMPGGFAFLTFQRDRGTEVESLGALVFHVARHFGWNGEVRLNYGSIEFLGPYVSEVSTAALFLTGAAFGWLVLWRLLARRFEEHTLADAAFVAVLMFTTTSRVISPQYMVWLVGLAAVCLCFPGSRMRLPVGLVLVACFVTVLEFPLYFANVVASDGLGITLLFLRNGLLVVATLLAARALWKATVPRTVPAPLPSQPARAGETPVSS from the coding sequence GTGAAGACGACGGGCGCGAGGCGGTCCCTGGCATGGCTGCCGGTGGTCTGGTGTCTCACGAGGCTGGCGCTGCTGCTGTTCGTGATGAAGGTGTACGTCTTCCCGGGCCCGGACGTGACGAGCGACGTGCACGCCATCTACCAGGGCTGGTACGAGGTACTGCGCACCGGAACGTTTCCTCAGAACGATGTCACCTGGCAGTACCCGCCTGCCGCCGCCCTGGCGATCCTCTCCCCCGCGCTGCTGCCCTTCCTGCACTACGCGACCGCGTTCTTCGTCCTGGTCTGCGTCACCGACCTGATCGTCCTGGCCCTGCTGATGTACGCCGGACGGCGGCCCGGCAAGACCCTGCGCGGCGCCTGGGTGTGGGTGGTGGGCGTCCCGCTGCTGGGGCCGACGGTGTACTCGCGCTACGACGTGATGGTCACGGCCGTGGCGATGGCCGCGCTGCTCGCGGGCGCCCGGCACCCGAAGACCATGGGGGCGCTGGCGGCCTTCGGCGCGCTGCTGAAGGTCTGGCCCGCGATGCTCCTGCTGGCCGCCCGCCGCCGGAGCGCCTGGGCGTCGGCCCTGGTGACCGGCCTCGCGGTGACGGGCGCCTTCGCCCTGGTCATGCCCGGCGGGTTCGCCTTCCTGACCTTCCAGCGGGACCGGGGCACCGAGGTGGAGTCGCTGGGCGCGCTGGTCTTCCATGTCGCCCGGCACTTCGGCTGGAACGGCGAGGTGCGGCTGAACTACGGCTCGATCGAGTTCCTCGGGCCGTATGTGAGCGAGGTGAGCACGGCCGCGCTGTTCCTGACGGGGGCCGCCTTCGGCTGGCTGGTGCTGTGGCGGCTGCTGGCCCGGCGCTTCGAGGAGCACACGCTCGCCGACGCGGCCTTCGTGGCGGTGCTGATGTTCACGACCACCAGCCGGGTGATCAGCCCGCAGTACATGGTGTGGCTGGTCGGGCTGGCCGCGGTGTGCCTCTGCTTCCCCGGGAGCCGGATGCGGCTGCCGGTCGGTCTCGTCCTGGTGGCGTGCTTCGTGACGGTGCTGGAGTTCCCGCTCTACTTCGCCAACGTGGTGGCCAGCGACGGCCTCGGCATCACCCTGCTGTTCCTGCGCAACGGCCTCCTGGTCGTCGCCACCCTCCTCGCGGCCCGCGCCCTGTGGAAGGCGACGGTGCCGCGCACGGTCCCCGCTCCCCTGCCCTCTCAGCCGGCCCGCGCGGGCGAGACCCCCGTCTCCTCCTGA